The Marinoscillum sp. 108 genome has a segment encoding these proteins:
- the glmM gene encoding phosphoglucosamine mutase yields the protein MSLIKSIAGLRGTVGGKVGETLTPIDVAKFTAGFGMWIKETHDQPKVVIGRDARPSGVIFTAIVENTLRAQGIDVVDLGLSTTPTVEMAVVNEKAQGGIILTASHNPSGWNALKLLNENGEFITAADGQKVLAWADSPDLLFMDPKKFGTVETKDDYIDWHIEQILKLDLVNVEAIREKGFKVVVDGVNSTGGIAVPKLLRKLGVEVTELFCEPNGIFPHNPEPLPENITQICNEITSGDFDLGFVVDPDVDRLVMVCEDGVPFGEEYTLVSIADYVLGKKSGNTVSNLSSTRALQDVTEKHGNTYKAAAVGEVNVVTAMKETNAVIGGEGNGGVILPELHYGRDALVGIALFLSHLAEFGKSTSMLRATYPSYHISKNKIELDANLDLDSVLENLQLKYAKNKFSTIDGLKIEFDNEWVHLRKSNTEPIIRIYAESDSQSTADHLAQKLMMDIKELISS from the coding sequence TTGTCACTAATTAAATCAATTGCCGGGCTGCGAGGCACGGTAGGCGGAAAAGTGGGCGAAACGCTCACTCCAATAGATGTTGCCAAGTTCACAGCCGGCTTTGGGATGTGGATCAAAGAAACACACGATCAGCCCAAAGTGGTGATCGGAAGAGATGCGAGACCTTCGGGAGTGATCTTCACGGCCATCGTAGAGAATACCCTACGTGCGCAGGGCATAGATGTCGTAGACCTGGGGCTTTCCACTACCCCCACAGTAGAAATGGCTGTGGTCAATGAAAAAGCTCAGGGTGGTATCATTCTCACCGCCAGCCACAACCCGTCCGGGTGGAATGCACTGAAGCTCCTCAACGAAAACGGGGAGTTCATCACAGCTGCTGATGGCCAAAAAGTGCTGGCATGGGCCGATTCACCGGACCTGCTTTTTATGGACCCAAAGAAATTTGGTACCGTAGAGACCAAAGACGACTACATCGACTGGCACATCGAGCAGATTTTAAAACTTGACCTGGTCAATGTTGAAGCCATTCGCGAAAAAGGATTCAAAGTAGTGGTAGACGGGGTGAATAGCACCGGAGGCATTGCGGTACCTAAGCTCCTCCGCAAGCTGGGAGTAGAGGTAACAGAACTCTTCTGCGAGCCCAATGGCATCTTTCCACACAACCCCGAGCCACTTCCGGAAAACATCACACAAATCTGCAATGAAATCACCAGTGGTGATTTTGACCTTGGTTTTGTGGTGGATCCAGACGTAGACAGACTGGTCATGGTTTGCGAAGATGGGGTTCCATTTGGTGAAGAATATACGCTCGTGTCCATTGCAGATTATGTGCTGGGTAAGAAAAGCGGAAATACGGTTTCAAATCTCTCTTCCACCCGGGCCCTGCAGGATGTGACGGAAAAACATGGAAACACCTACAAAGCCGCAGCAGTGGGAGAAGTGAATGTGGTCACCGCTATGAAAGAAACCAACGCCGTAATAGGTGGAGAAGGAAATGGTGGCGTCATCTTGCCCGAGTTGCACTATGGCCGCGACGCCCTGGTAGGGATCGCTTTGTTTCTCTCACACCTTGCTGAGTTTGGCAAAAGCACCTCCATGCTAAGGGCTACTTATCCAAGCTATCACATCTCCAAAAATAAGATTGAGCTGGATGCCAATTTGGATTTGGACAGTGTGTTGGAGAACCTCCAGCTGAAGTATGCCAAAAACAAGTTTTCGACCATAGATGGCCTGAAAATAGAGTTTGACAATGAGTGGGTACACCTGAGAAAATCCAATACCGAACCCATAATCCGAATCTATGCTGAGTCTGATAGCCAATCAACGGCCGATCACCTGGCACAAAAACTCATGATGGACATTAAAGAGTTGATTTCAAGCTAG
- the mazG gene encoding nucleoside triphosphate pyrophosphohydrolase codes for MSRQLSKPDPRRAEKLVAFDRLLTIMDELRENCPWDKKQTMETLRHLTIEETYELGDAILENDLEEVKKELGDLMLHMVFYAKIGAEKEAFDITDVLNGICDKLVHRHPHIYGDVEAKDEQAVKENWEKIKLKEKGNKSVLGGVPPSLPAMVKAMRIQEKARGAGFDWDKKEQVWEKVEEEMQEFKEEFNIADEQKINRERAQNEFGDLLFSLINYSRFIDINPEEALERTNKKFIKRFNYLESESGKDGKTLSEMTLDEMDAYWNRAKEL; via the coding sequence ATGTCCAGACAATTGTCAAAACCAGACCCCAGACGGGCCGAAAAACTCGTAGCCTTTGACCGCCTGCTTACCATTATGGACGAGCTGCGCGAAAACTGCCCCTGGGATAAGAAGCAAACCATGGAGACCCTTCGCCACCTCACCATTGAGGAGACTTATGAGTTGGGTGATGCCATTTTGGAGAATGATCTGGAGGAGGTGAAAAAGGAACTGGGCGATCTGATGCTTCATATGGTGTTCTACGCCAAAATTGGCGCAGAAAAAGAGGCCTTTGACATTACCGATGTGCTCAATGGGATCTGTGACAAGCTGGTTCATCGACATCCGCACATCTATGGTGATGTGGAGGCAAAAGATGAGCAGGCCGTGAAGGAAAACTGGGAGAAGATCAAACTCAAGGAGAAAGGGAACAAGTCTGTTTTGGGAGGAGTACCTCCATCATTGCCAGCCATGGTGAAAGCCATGAGGATTCAGGAAAAGGCACGTGGCGCAGGGTTTGACTGGGATAAGAAAGAGCAGGTATGGGAAAAGGTAGAAGAGGAAATGCAGGAGTTCAAGGAGGAATTTAACATTGCTGATGAACAAAAGATCAATCGTGAGCGGGCTCAAAATGAATTTGGTGATTTGCTGTTTTCTCTGATCAATTATTCGCGGTTCATAGACATTAATCCTGAGGAGGCCTTGGAGCGAACGAATAAGAAGTTTATTAAGCGGTTCAATTATCTGGAGTCTGAATCAGGAAAAGACGGCAAAACCTTGAGTGAAATGACGCTGGATGAAATGGATGCCTAC